In Nonomuraea sp. NBC_00507, the following are encoded in one genomic region:
- a CDS encoding enoyl-CoA hydratase-related protein: protein MRILLLCSSFNGLTQRAWLELRRAGHDVSVELAVSQEVMAEAVELAKPDLVICPFLKERVPSRVWRNVRTVIIHPGPPGDRGPSSLDWAIAEAAPEWGVTALQAVEEMDAGPLWGYRMFAMPAGDSSGAPRKSALYNGPVSDAAVELVAEVAVKAADPSFRPAPLDYRSPEVRGRLRRAMRHADREFAWEEPGEDIVRRVRAADGSPGGRAVLCDLPVRVFDVYRGPELAGEPGRVAARREGAVLVHTGDGTVWVGHVRLEREGAVKLPAAMALGELVAGVPERPGYSEITYDRSDGVGVVSFDFYNGAMSTEQCRRLAAALRYAAAQDTRVLVVRGGEVFSNGVHLNVIDAARHPELEAWMNINAINAVCREIVGCTRQLVVTSIGGNAGAGGVMMGLGADRVVVRDAVVLNPHYRTMGLFGSELWTYVLPRRVGAEQALRLTQEALPIGAAEAVELGLADRMLGGSRLEFERRVLEYAERLAVDPSYDRLLAGRRQAREADERRKPLDAYRAEELAEMSRDMFDDRSGFRAARRAFVHKERPVATPAHLARHRELSGASAPAVAGESHM, encoded by the coding sequence TTGCGTATCTTGCTGCTGTGCTCCTCCTTCAACGGCCTGACTCAGCGCGCGTGGCTGGAGCTGCGCCGGGCCGGTCATGACGTGAGCGTCGAACTGGCCGTGTCGCAGGAGGTGATGGCCGAGGCGGTGGAGCTGGCCAAGCCGGATCTGGTGATCTGCCCGTTCTTGAAGGAGCGGGTGCCGTCGCGGGTGTGGCGGAACGTCCGCACGGTGATCATTCATCCGGGGCCGCCCGGGGATCGGGGTCCGTCGTCGCTGGATTGGGCGATCGCCGAGGCCGCGCCGGAGTGGGGGGTGACGGCGTTGCAGGCGGTGGAGGAGATGGACGCGGGCCCGCTGTGGGGGTATCGGATGTTCGCGATGCCGGCCGGTGACTCCTCGGGGGCGCCGCGCAAGTCGGCGTTGTACAACGGGCCGGTGTCGGATGCGGCGGTGGAGCTGGTGGCGGAGGTGGCGGTCAAGGCGGCTGATCCGTCGTTTCGGCCGGCGCCGCTGGATTACCGCTCCCCCGAGGTCCGGGGGCGGTTGCGGCGGGCGATGCGGCATGCCGACCGGGAGTTCGCCTGGGAGGAGCCGGGTGAGGACATCGTGCGGCGGGTGCGGGCGGCCGATGGGTCTCCGGGCGGCCGGGCGGTGTTGTGTGATCTGCCGGTGCGGGTGTTCGACGTGTACCGGGGTCCGGAGCTGGCCGGGGAGCCGGGGCGGGTGGCGGCGCGGCGTGAGGGCGCGGTGCTGGTGCACACCGGGGATGGCACGGTGTGGGTGGGGCATGTGCGGCTGGAGCGGGAGGGCGCGGTGAAGTTGCCGGCCGCGATGGCGCTGGGTGAGCTGGTGGCGGGGGTGCCGGAGCGGCCGGGGTACAGCGAGATCACCTATGACCGCAGTGACGGTGTGGGGGTGGTGAGTTTCGACTTCTACAACGGGGCGATGTCGACGGAGCAGTGCCGGCGGCTGGCGGCGGCGCTGCGGTATGCGGCGGCGCAGGATACGCGGGTGCTGGTGGTGCGGGGTGGGGAGGTGTTCTCCAACGGCGTTCATCTGAACGTGATCGACGCGGCGCGGCATCCGGAGCTGGAGGCGTGGATGAACATCAACGCGATCAACGCGGTGTGCCGGGAGATCGTGGGGTGTACGCGGCAGCTGGTGGTGACGTCGATCGGCGGTAACGCGGGTGCCGGCGGGGTGATGATGGGGCTGGGTGCCGATCGGGTGGTGGTGCGGGATGCGGTGGTGCTGAATCCGCATTACCGGACGATGGGGTTGTTCGGCAGTGAGCTGTGGACGTATGTGCTGCCGCGGCGGGTGGGGGCGGAGCAGGCGCTGCGGTTGACGCAGGAGGCGTTGCCGATCGGGGCGGCGGAGGCGGTGGAGCTGGGGCTCGCCGATCGGATGCTGGGCGGGTCGCGGCTGGAGTTCGAGCGGCGGGTGCTGGAGTATGCCGAACGGCTGGCGGTGGATCCGTCGTATGATCGCCTGCTGGCGGGGCGGCGGCAGGCGCGGGAGGCTGATGAGCGGCGTAAGCCGCTGGATGCCTACCGGGCTGAGGAGCTGGCGGAGATGAGCCGGGACATGTTCGACGACCGCAGCGGGTTCCGGGCGGCACGGCGGGCGTTCGTGCACAAGGAGCGCCCGGTGGCGACTCCGGCGCATCTGGCGCGTCATCGGGAGTTGTCCGGCGCGTCGGCCCCCGCGGTCGCGGGTGAATCTCATATGTGA
- a CDS encoding response regulator transcription factor, whose amino-acid sequence MTTSLRVVVVDDQELVRAGFVALLAATPDLEVVGEAGQGEEAVRLVRATRPDVVLMDVRMPVLDGIEATRRITGDPACALTKIVLLTTFGLDEYVFGALRAGAVGFLLKDTRPAELLRAVRVAADGDALLSPSIARRLIEAFAVMPPVVAAGGDLPELTDREADVLRLVAQGLSNGDIAERLFIGAATVKTYVSRLLTKLDATTRVHLVIHAYESGLVTPGGGHRS is encoded by the coding sequence ATGACGACGTCGCTGCGGGTCGTGGTGGTCGACGACCAGGAGCTGGTACGGGCCGGATTTGTCGCCCTTCTGGCGGCCACTCCCGATCTGGAGGTCGTCGGCGAGGCGGGGCAGGGTGAGGAGGCGGTTCGGCTGGTGCGGGCCACCCGGCCGGACGTGGTGCTGATGGACGTACGGATGCCGGTGCTGGACGGCATCGAGGCGACCCGCCGGATCACCGGTGATCCGGCGTGCGCACTGACGAAGATCGTGTTGCTGACGACGTTCGGGCTGGATGAATACGTCTTCGGGGCGTTGCGGGCGGGGGCCGTGGGGTTCCTGCTGAAGGACACGCGGCCGGCCGAGCTGCTGCGGGCGGTGCGGGTGGCCGCTGACGGGGACGCGCTGCTGTCGCCGTCGATCGCGCGCCGGCTCATCGAGGCGTTCGCGGTCATGCCGCCCGTCGTGGCCGCCGGCGGGGACCTGCCCGAGCTGACCGACAGGGAGGCCGACGTGTTGCGGCTCGTCGCTCAGGGGCTGTCCAATGGGGACATCGCCGAGCGGCTGTTCATCGGGGCGGCGACGGTCAAGACGTATGTCAGCAGGCTGCTCACCAAGCTCGACGCCACCACGCGGGTTCATCTGGTGATCCACGCGTACGAGTCCGGGCTGGTGACGCCGGGAGGCGGACACCGGTCCTGA
- a CDS encoding sensor histidine kinase: MVSAFTIAALGWNGGLTSLCMLIALYTVAAGRRGPVAVAGLALVYAGMGVLALLRAPYFDHPLALVTVAAVTVVWALGRYARHRRLAMDQAVELALEAEWRQAREAERAVVEERLRIARELHDVVSHTLSVIAVQSGVAGHLITSHPERVAPALTAIEDAAHTAMDDLRRMLHLLQPDTAAASLAPAPGLAELELQASVHRATHGPITLEIDPSVADAPQSLRLTVYRVVQEALTNARKHAPGSPVTVGVRAAEGLIDIRVDDDGPGSPVGRGGFGLVGMGERVALFDGTLETGPRPGGGFSVRATLSAGRERVSP, translated from the coding sequence GTGGTGTCGGCGTTCACGATCGCGGCGCTCGGCTGGAACGGCGGGCTGACGTCGTTGTGCATGCTGATCGCGCTGTACACGGTCGCGGCCGGACGGCGAGGCCCGGTCGCGGTGGCGGGCCTGGCCCTGGTCTACGCCGGGATGGGCGTGCTGGCCCTGCTGCGTGCCCCGTACTTCGACCATCCGCTCGCCCTGGTCACCGTGGCCGCCGTCACCGTCGTGTGGGCGCTCGGCCGGTATGCCAGGCACCGGCGGCTGGCCATGGACCAGGCGGTCGAGCTGGCGCTGGAGGCCGAGTGGCGGCAGGCCCGGGAGGCCGAACGGGCGGTCGTGGAGGAACGGCTGCGCATCGCGCGGGAGCTGCACGACGTGGTCTCGCACACGTTGTCGGTCATCGCCGTCCAGTCCGGTGTCGCCGGGCACCTCATCACGTCCCATCCGGAGCGGGTGGCGCCGGCGCTCACGGCCATCGAGGACGCGGCGCACACCGCCATGGACGATCTGCGCCGCATGCTGCACCTGCTGCAGCCGGACACGGCGGCGGCCAGCCTCGCGCCGGCGCCGGGGCTGGCGGAGCTGGAGTTGCAGGCCTCGGTGCACCGGGCCACCCACGGCCCGATCACGCTGGAGATCGACCCGTCGGTGGCGGACGCGCCGCAGAGCCTGCGGCTGACCGTCTACCGGGTGGTGCAGGAAGCACTCACCAACGCCCGCAAGCACGCGCCGGGCAGCCCGGTGACGGTCGGCGTGCGGGCGGCTGAGGGACTCATCGACATTCGGGTCGACGACGACGGACCGGGTTCACCGGTGGGCCGGGGCGGGTTCGGCCTGGTGGGGATGGGGGAACGCGTGGCACTGTTCGACGGGACGTTGGAGACGGGGCCGCGGCCGGGCGGCGGCTTCAGCGTCCGTGCCACGCTGTCCGCCGGCAGGGAACGGGTGAGCCCATGA
- a CDS encoding NAD(P)/FAD-dependent oxidoreductase translates to MAATAVRPALTVAMAATSALATVSDSTCGGDRPRMDDMWDVAIVGAGPAGSAAALRAAQLHPELRLLLLDRADFPRDKPCGDGIAAHGRDELALLGLPALIDDYRPTPRLTVVSPGGVRVSAEAARPNHVVPRRVFDARLVAAAQARGVEVRRHRVKDLVLDGSSVVIDGRLRARTVVAADGADSVVRRLIGLAAPADKHTAIAVRGYADVPEEDDVQLIAMQKAGWPAYAWSFPIGDGTANVGFGMLLPQLRAAGAPGRQVLHGRLADLLPDRPARDLRAHHLPLSTGRPAPGAGRVLLAGDAAGLINPLTGEGIYYALLSGRLAAEAAVESPDDPLTLYRDKLRRALGRHLRTTDALARLAQYPGFIDAAIETAARRKEVFDLLVDVGLGAGTVPAPLALAVAMRWLHRSLRAGR, encoded by the coding sequence ATGGCCGCCACAGCCGTCCGGCCCGCCCTCACCGTCGCCATGGCCGCCACATCCGCCCTCGCCACAGTTTCCGACAGCACGTGCGGTGGGGACAGACCTCGCATGGACGACATGTGGGACGTGGCGATCGTGGGAGCGGGACCGGCGGGCTCAGCGGCGGCCCTGCGAGCCGCACAACTACACCCGGAACTGCGCCTGCTCCTGCTGGACAGAGCCGACTTCCCCCGCGACAAGCCGTGCGGCGACGGCATCGCCGCCCACGGACGCGACGAACTGGCCCTGCTCGGGCTGCCCGCGCTCATCGACGACTACCGGCCCACTCCCCGCCTGACCGTGGTCTCGCCGGGCGGGGTGCGGGTCTCCGCCGAGGCCGCACGGCCCAATCACGTGGTGCCGCGCCGGGTGTTCGACGCCCGCCTGGTGGCCGCCGCGCAAGCCAGGGGAGTAGAGGTACGCCGCCACCGCGTCAAAGACCTCGTCCTCGACGGGTCCAGCGTGGTCATCGACGGACGGCTGCGCGCCCGTACGGTCGTGGCCGCCGACGGAGCCGACTCGGTCGTGCGCCGCCTGATCGGCCTGGCCGCCCCCGCCGACAAGCACACCGCCATCGCCGTACGCGGCTACGCCGACGTGCCCGAGGAAGACGATGTCCAGCTCATCGCCATGCAAAAGGCAGGCTGGCCGGCGTACGCGTGGTCGTTCCCCATCGGCGACGGCACCGCGAACGTCGGCTTCGGCATGCTCCTGCCCCAGCTGCGCGCGGCCGGGGCACCCGGACGTCAGGTGCTGCACGGCAGGCTCGCCGACCTGCTGCCCGACCGGCCCGCCCGCGACCTGCGCGCCCACCACCTGCCCCTCTCGACCGGCCGGCCGGCGCCCGGCGCCGGCCGGGTCCTGCTCGCCGGCGACGCCGCCGGGCTGATCAACCCGCTCACCGGCGAGGGCATCTACTACGCGCTGCTGTCCGGGCGGCTGGCGGCCGAGGCGGCCGTGGAGTCACCGGACGATCCGCTGACCCTGTACCGGGACAAGCTGCGCAGGGCGCTCGGACGGCACCTGCGCACCACCGACGCGCTGGCCCGTCTGGCCCAGTACCCCGGTTTCATCGACGCGGCGATCGAGACCGCCGCGCGCCGCAAGGAGGTGTTCGACCTGCTCGTCGACGTGGGACTCGGGGCCGGAACGGTGCCTGCGCCGCTCGCGCTGGCCGTGGCGATGCGGTGGCTGCACAGATCCCTGCGCGCCGGGCGATGA
- a CDS encoding UbiA family prenyltransferase: MTDPDPDPGRAAAVVGPGRLAVGLVRACHPGPTAAVTALVTALAVATGRDVAGCVLAGAAVLAGQLSIGWCNDAIDAGRDAAAGRVGKPVASGAVSVRAVWVAAVVALACCVPLSLASGWWAGGLHLAGVLAAWGYDVGLKATVLSWAPYAVGFGVLPAFVTLGLPGEPWPAWWAVAAAALLGVGAHLANVLPDIAGDLDSGVRGWPQRMGAARVRLLVPVPLVAATCLLVFGPAGAAAGVAGWLAVAAASALAAMGLLLAARSARVPFVTAVAVAAVDVILLVAGGASLTA; encoded by the coding sequence GTGACCGACCCCGACCCCGACCCCGGGCGGGCCGCCGCCGTCGTTGGGCCGGGCCGGCTGGCCGTCGGGCTGGTGCGCGCGTGCCATCCCGGCCCGACCGCGGCCGTGACCGCTCTGGTCACCGCGCTGGCCGTGGCCACGGGGCGCGATGTGGCCGGGTGCGTGCTGGCGGGTGCGGCCGTGCTGGCGGGGCAGCTGTCGATCGGCTGGTGCAACGACGCGATCGACGCCGGGCGGGACGCGGCGGCCGGGCGCGTGGGCAAGCCCGTCGCGAGCGGCGCGGTGAGCGTGCGTGCCGTCTGGGTCGCCGCTGTTGTGGCCCTGGCCTGCTGCGTGCCGTTGTCGCTGGCCTCCGGCTGGTGGGCGGGCGGGCTGCACCTCGCGGGGGTGCTGGCGGCGTGGGGGTACGACGTCGGGCTGAAGGCGACCGTCCTGTCGTGGGCGCCTTACGCCGTGGGGTTCGGCGTGCTGCCGGCCTTCGTGACGCTGGGCTTGCCCGGTGAGCCGTGGCCGGCGTGGTGGGCGGTCGCGGCGGCCGCGTTGCTCGGTGTGGGCGCGCATCTGGCCAACGTGCTGCCGGACATCGCGGGCGACCTGGACAGCGGTGTGCGTGGCTGGCCGCAGCGCATGGGCGCCGCCCGCGTGCGGCTCCTGGTGCCGGTGCCACTGGTGGCCGCCACCTGTCTGCTCGTTTTCGGTCCCGCAGGCGCCGCCGCGGGCGTGGCGGGCTGGCTGGCGGTGGCCGCCGCCTCGGCTCTGGCGGCCATGGGGTTGCTGCTGGCCGCCAGGTCCGCGCGGGTGCCGTTCGTCACGGCCGTCGCCGTGGCGGCCGTGGATGTGATCCTCCTGGTCGCCGGGGGCGCCTCGCTCACGGCGTGA
- a CDS encoding 3-oxoacyl-[acyl-carrier-protein] synthase III C-terminal domain-containing protein, protein MATRSHLYPGSEHVMGWQVGDTGFRVMLDASVPALVRRHLAHDVHHFLADHGVTASDVTAWVCHPGGPKVLQAVSDELSLPTHALDVTWRSLAAHGNLSSSSVLHVLADTLATRPPEPGTWGLIIAMGPGFCSELVLIRW, encoded by the coding sequence GTGGCCACCCGCAGCCACCTGTATCCAGGCTCCGAGCACGTCATGGGATGGCAGGTAGGCGACACCGGATTCCGGGTGATGCTGGACGCAAGCGTCCCGGCCCTCGTACGACGCCACCTGGCCCACGACGTGCACCACTTCCTGGCCGACCACGGCGTGACAGCCAGCGACGTGACGGCCTGGGTATGCCATCCCGGCGGGCCGAAAGTGCTCCAAGCCGTGTCCGACGAGCTCAGCCTGCCCACGCACGCACTCGACGTCACCTGGCGCTCGCTGGCGGCCCACGGCAACCTGTCCTCCTCCTCAGTCCTGCACGTGCTCGCCGACACCCTCGCCACCCGCCCGCCCGAACCGGGAACCTGGGGACTGATCATCGCCATGGGGCCCGGCTTCTGCTCGGAACTCGTCCTGATCCGCTGGTGA
- a CDS encoding isoprenylcysteine carboxyl methyltransferase family protein, which translates to MTWYLILVLLVGLERVAELVVARRNAAWSMARGGVVTGQGHYPWMVALHTGLLVCAPLEVALGERPFLPALGWPMLALAVAAQALRWWCITTLGPRWNTQVIVVPGLPLVTRGPYRLRWLRHPNYVAVAVEGLALPLVHTAWVTALAFTVLNAALMVVRIRCENAALTLSSKR; encoded by the coding sequence ATGACCTGGTATCTGATACTCGTCCTGCTGGTCGGCCTGGAACGCGTGGCCGAACTGGTCGTCGCCCGCCGCAACGCCGCATGGAGCATGGCACGCGGCGGCGTCGTAACCGGTCAGGGGCACTATCCGTGGATGGTGGCCCTGCACACCGGGCTGCTCGTCTGCGCGCCACTGGAGGTGGCGCTGGGGGAGCGACCCTTCCTTCCCGCGCTCGGCTGGCCCATGCTCGCCCTCGCCGTGGCGGCCCAGGCCTTGCGGTGGTGGTGCATCACCACGCTCGGGCCGCGCTGGAACACGCAGGTGATCGTGGTGCCCGGCCTGCCGCTGGTGACCCGCGGCCCCTACCGCCTCCGGTGGCTGCGGCATCCCAACTACGTGGCGGTGGCGGTAGAGGGGCTCGCGCTGCCGCTGGTGCACACGGCCTGGGTGACCGCACTGGCGTTCACCGTGCTCAACGCCGCCCTGATGGTGGTGCGGATCCGATGTGAGAACGCGGCTCTCACCCTCTCCTCGAAGCGGTGA
- a CDS encoding NAD(P)/FAD-dependent oxidoreductase, whose protein sequence is MIDVLVAGGGPAGLATAVHAALAGMEAVIVEPRACPVDKACGEGIMPGGVTALEAMGVQIEGRAFRGIHYLDGRKDVRATFSTTPGLGVRRTQLHAALARRAAELGVKTITGKITHVEQNRDAVQAAGLRARWLVAADGLHSPLRRSLGLDLPARGPRRYGQRRHYRIEPWTDFVEVHWSSAGEAYVTPVAEDLIGIAILSSARRGYDEHLRAFPALNRRLRGPAVTPVRGAGPLRQAVRTRRAQRVLLVGDAAGYMDALTGEGLSLAVRSAELLVRCLAEDRPEDYDGAWLRLSRTHRLLTGALVQATRRPGTARLVVPAARRLPGLFTGIVRILA, encoded by the coding sequence GTGATCGACGTGCTCGTCGCCGGCGGCGGCCCGGCCGGACTGGCGACAGCCGTACACGCGGCGCTGGCAGGGATGGAAGCGGTCATCGTCGAACCCCGCGCCTGCCCCGTGGACAAAGCGTGCGGCGAGGGCATCATGCCCGGCGGGGTGACGGCACTCGAGGCGATGGGAGTGCAGATCGAGGGACGCGCGTTCCGCGGCATCCACTACCTCGACGGCCGCAAAGACGTGCGAGCCACCTTCTCCACCACCCCCGGACTGGGCGTACGCCGCACACAGCTGCATGCCGCACTCGCGCGCCGAGCCGCCGAACTGGGCGTCAAGACCATCACCGGCAAGATCACCCACGTCGAGCAGAACCGAGACGCAGTCCAGGCCGCCGGGCTGCGAGCCCGCTGGCTGGTGGCCGCCGACGGACTGCACTCCCCGCTGCGCCGCTCCCTCGGCCTCGACCTCCCCGCACGCGGACCCCGCAGATACGGCCAGCGCCGGCACTACAGGATCGAACCATGGACCGACTTCGTCGAGGTCCACTGGTCGAGCGCCGGCGAGGCCTACGTCACCCCCGTCGCCGAGGACCTGATCGGCATCGCCATACTCAGCTCGGCGCGGCGCGGCTACGACGAGCACCTGCGCGCCTTCCCCGCCCTGAACCGCCGCCTGCGCGGCCCCGCCGTCACCCCCGTGCGCGGCGCGGGCCCGCTGCGCCAGGCCGTGCGCACCCGCCGCGCCCAACGCGTCCTGCTGGTCGGAGACGCCGCCGGCTACATGGACGCGCTCACCGGCGAGGGCCTCTCCCTGGCCGTACGCTCGGCCGAACTGCTGGTCAGATGCCTGGCCGAGGACCGGCCCGAGGACTACGACGGCGCATGGCTGCGGCTGTCTCGCACGCACCGGCTGCTGACGGGCGCGCTGGTGCAGGCCACGCGCCGCCCCGGCACGGCCCGGCTGGTGGTGCCCGCCGCCCGCCGCCTGCCCGGCCTGTTCACCGGCATCGTCAGGATCCTCGCCTGA
- a CDS encoding nuclear transport factor 2 family protein gives MDTRAAAQRFADTWQHAWTHHDVAAITALYHDDAVHTSMPFRPPHHGKQAIADYIAWSFTGESEPTVTFAIPLVDGDRAAIEFRVHARDNGRPTTLAGCVFARFDPDGLALETRDYWHTTDGHA, from the coding sequence ATGGACACCCGAGCGGCCGCCCAGCGTTTCGCCGACACCTGGCAGCACGCCTGGACCCACCACGACGTCGCCGCCATCACCGCCCTCTACCACGACGACGCCGTGCACACCAGCATGCCGTTCCGCCCCCCGCACCACGGCAAACAGGCCATCGCCGACTACATCGCCTGGTCCTTCACCGGCGAAAGCGAACCCACCGTCACTTTCGCCATCCCCCTCGTCGACGGAGACCGGGCCGCGATCGAATTCCGCGTCCACGCCCGCGACAACGGCCGCCCCACCACCCTGGCCGGCTGCGTCTTCGCCCGCTTCGACCCCGACGGGCTCGCGCTGGAAACCCGCGACTACTGGCACACCACCGACGGCCACGCCTGA
- a CDS encoding DUF952 domain-containing protein, with amino-acid sequence MTLHHLALAADWHAARQAGEYRISTLGRTLEQEGFIHCSHDLAQLRDVHTAHYRHVTAPLLILDIDPAGLDVRTENGYPHLYGPLPITAVTAVRPYTG; translated from the coding sequence ATGACCCTCCACCACCTCGCCCTGGCCGCCGACTGGCACGCCGCCCGGCAAGCAGGGGAATACCGCATCTCCACCCTCGGCCGCACCCTCGAGCAAGAAGGCTTCATCCACTGCAGCCACGACCTGGCCCAGCTACGCGACGTCCACACCGCCCACTACCGCCACGTCACCGCACCGCTGCTCATCCTCGACATCGACCCCGCCGGCCTCGACGTCCGCACCGAAAACGGCTACCCCCACCTGTACGGGCCCCTGCCCATCACGGCCGTCACCGCCGTCCGCCCCTACACCGGCTGA
- a CDS encoding GNAT family N-acetyltransferase, with the protein MLQPRYPITTERLLLRPFTPADLDAVHAYESRPDVARYLYWEPRDRDTSRTFLDKKTTRTALRDEGDALDLAVTLPRTGDVIGSVLLIWTSKQHRQGEIGYILHPDHHGHGYAAEAARAMLHLGFTGLGLHRITGRLDARNTASARVLEKLRMRREATLIDNEYVKGEWASEAIYAILDTEWTAQAT; encoded by the coding sequence GTGCTCCAGCCCCGCTACCCGATCACCACCGAACGCCTCCTCCTGCGGCCCTTCACCCCAGCCGACCTGGACGCCGTCCACGCCTACGAATCCCGCCCCGACGTCGCCCGCTACCTCTACTGGGAGCCCCGCGACCGCGACACCTCGCGCACCTTCCTCGACAAGAAGACCACCCGCACCGCGCTGCGCGACGAAGGAGACGCCCTCGACCTGGCCGTCACCCTGCCCCGCACCGGCGACGTCATCGGCTCGGTCCTGCTCATCTGGACCAGCAAGCAGCACCGCCAAGGCGAGATCGGCTACATCCTCCACCCCGACCACCACGGCCACGGCTACGCCGCAGAAGCCGCCCGCGCCATGCTCCACCTCGGCTTCACCGGCCTCGGCCTGCACCGCATCACCGGCCGCCTCGACGCGCGCAACACCGCCTCCGCCCGCGTCCTGGAAAAACTCCGCATGCGCCGCGAAGCCACCCTCATCGACAACGAATACGTCAAAGGCGAATGGGCCAGCGAAGCCATCTACGCCATCCTCGACACCGAATGGACCGCACAGGCCACATGA
- a CDS encoding TetR/AcrR family transcriptional regulator: MNPQPEHPGSAPHHTTGQARGRRRRAALLAAAVDLLTDGGFAAVTHRAVAERAHLPLAATTYYFASRDQLLAEAFAQLVTAELDTTRAWIAEHGLLGLPAQVAAADRTRQLGLWELYVHAGRDPVLQQIARRWSDGCIHLIADALHLPGTDPRVRLVYTTLSALWLEHVVEQRPLEDAGTLLTLTIENALHPR; the protein is encoded by the coding sequence TTGAACCCGCAGCCCGAGCACCCCGGCTCCGCACCCCACCACACCACCGGCCAGGCCCGCGGCCGCCGCCGCCGCGCCGCCCTCCTGGCCGCCGCCGTCGACCTGCTCACCGACGGAGGATTCGCCGCCGTCACCCACCGCGCCGTCGCCGAACGCGCCCACCTGCCGCTGGCCGCCACCACCTACTACTTCGCCTCACGCGACCAGCTCCTGGCCGAAGCCTTCGCCCAGCTCGTCACCGCCGAACTGGACACCACCCGCGCCTGGATCGCCGAGCACGGCCTCCTCGGCCTGCCCGCCCAGGTCGCCGCCGCCGACCGCACCCGCCAGCTCGGCCTGTGGGAGCTGTACGTCCACGCCGGTCGCGACCCCGTCCTCCAGCAGATCGCCCGCCGCTGGAGCGACGGCTGCATCCACCTCATCGCCGACGCCCTCCACCTGCCCGGCACCGACCCCCGCGTCCGCCTCGTCTACACCACCCTCTCGGCCCTCTGGCTCGAACACGTCGTCGAACAACGCCCCCTGGAGGACGCCGGCACCCTGCTCACCCTCACCATCGAAAACGCCTTGCACCCCCGATGA
- a CDS encoding DMT family transporter has protein sequence MAWLLLALAIATEVLATSALKLSNGFTHLGWTLLVAAGYITSFTLLAQVLKLHLDMGTAYAVWSGAGTAAIALIGAAFMGETLTPLKIGGILLIIGGVVVLNLAGGH, from the coding sequence ATGGCCTGGCTCCTGCTCGCCCTCGCCATCGCCACCGAAGTCCTGGCCACCTCCGCACTCAAACTCAGCAACGGCTTCACCCACCTCGGCTGGACCCTCCTCGTCGCCGCCGGCTACATCACCTCCTTCACCCTCCTGGCCCAAGTACTCAAACTCCACCTCGACATGGGCACCGCCTACGCCGTCTGGTCGGGCGCGGGCACCGCCGCCATCGCCCTCATCGGCGCCGCCTTCATGGGGGAGACCCTCACCCCCCTCAAGATCGGCGGTATCCTGCTCATCATCGGTGGCGTCGTCGTCCTCAACCTCGCAGGTGGCCATTGA